The following are from one region of the Trichoderma breve strain T069 chromosome 5, whole genome shotgun sequence genome:
- a CDS encoding licD family domain-containing protein, translated as MIPSSWTSILLAACAFSTALASPTSRFQRTKRLTPKYFTEPGGSLARSHYDQRYFKGEVSYEEHRDVLRQLIRSYLTTLHEHGVETWLAHGTLLGWWWNGQIMPWDYDLDVQVSNNTMTWLGENMNRTEHTHTFNDVSKTYLLDVNPHHVDLTRGDGMNIIDARWIDTSNGMFIDITAVRERDAGSPGTWSCKNNHRYGSQDLWPMRVTEFEGVKARIPYNFEDILRGEYGDKSLVVEEFQGHRWNRDINEWVKMTDDEMKQRREAAEQRKREELEKKGQN; from the exons aTGATACCCTCATCCTGGACATCGATCCTCTTGGCTGCCTGTGCCTTCTCCACAGCACTCGCCTCACCAACCTCGCGCTTCCAACGCACAAAACGGTTAACGCCCAAATACTTCACCGAGCCCGGTGGCAGTCTTGCGCGAAGCCACTATGACCAGCGTTACTTCAAGGGCGAGGTCTCCTACGAAGAGCACCGCGATGTGCTGCGGCAGTTGATCCGCAGCTACCTGACGACACTGCACGAGCACGGCGTCGAGACTTGGCTGGCGCACGGCACGCTGCTGGGCTGGTGGTGGAACGGGCAGATCATGCCGTGGGACTACGACCTGGACGTGCAGGTGTCTAACAACACCATGACGTGGCTGGGCGAGAACATGAACCGCACCGAGCATACGCACACCTTCAACGACGTCTCCAAGACGTACCTGCTCGACGTTAACCCGCACCACGTCGACTTGACTCGCGGCGACGGCATGAACATCATCGATGCTCGCTGGATCGACACCAGCAACGGCATGTTCATCGACATCACCGCCGTGCGCGAGCGCGATGCCGGCTCGCCCGGCACCTGGAGCTGCAAGAACAATCACCGCTACGGAAGCCAGGACCTATGGCCCATGCGCGTCACCGAGTTTGAGGGCGTCAAGGCCCGCATTCCCTACAACTTTGAGGACATTTTGCGCGGCGAGTACGGCGACAAGAGCTTGGTTGTGGAAGAGTTTCAGGG TCATCGCTGGAATCGCGATATTAATGAATGGGTCAAGATGACCGACGACGAAATGAAGCAGCGTAGGGAAGCCGCCGAGCAGcgcaagagagaagagctcgagaagaagggccAAAACTAA
- a CDS encoding striatin family domain-containing protein, producing MGSNVGNGIGGMDLSGAMQGNGSNQPQATEYTLQGVMRFLQTEWHRHERDRNAWEIEKQEMKGRIANLEGQARRADATQKALKKYVSILERKIKDQAAQLKGTAVAEDADLAKKEKDRAAKIQEKLQSSSESQPVPGVEGVEVERTDDETQRTELKTFLDQCQSEFMYLMITPANPLPPRESPPLPILEDLREAEAFGMPGAQLMERQYQIPMRQGPNHMQDMNSRQHQGPNSLPPMQQPPSKFAPNAPDMQPQMVRSVNEHQQQSIFHNSNEWQQQQQQQQPISVTTRPVEDGMPRSNHSNETLGGIEESVELREKPPAAPDPEGWEFPDGSFPEPATGHPPSQTSSYRSDTDAFPNADYLSKSPSRGPGTHRRKSSMSKRRGSDHDIGASQKAESASFKLRFGLRGHLNTVRTVIFSGGGSPGEPEICTAGDDGMIKRFHIPRLDGNAAASNNAASDLDVTANFTHRGHNGAVLSLAAWSPAPNFSTGGRAQGDGWIFSGGQDSTIRVWERGRVDPKATLEGHTDAVWAICVLPTTLGSVFGSSSNYGAPDRILLVSGAADGTVRLWSVSAPPQLSSPQPGSTRAASGRGGRVRGNSMSSGSGFSNSPQPTVASNSPFNHTLVHVLSRQDGSKASPTCITPLGSSGETFVVSYSDAAVLVYDTKTGEQVGYMDSLETYDGSIKTSVNAVVATTIGLDQGNQHHGTNIGGEEDPAMGGPTGGRSMAGSGVEGTIISGHEDRFVRFFDANSGQCTYNMLAHPDAISSLSLSPDGRELVSAGHDASLRFWSLEKRSCIQEITSHRVMRGEGICTCVWSQDGKWVVSGGGDGIVKVFAR from the exons ATGGGCTCGAATGTTGGCAACGGCATTGGCGGAATGGATCTAAGCGGCGCAATGCAGGGCAATGGCTCTAACCAACCCCAGGCCACTGAATACACGCTCCAGGGCGTGATGCGTTTTCTGCAGACGGAGTGGCACCGACACGAACGCGACCGAAATGCCTGGGAGAttgagaagcaagagatGAAGGGGAGGATCGCCAACCTCGAGGGTCAGGCAAGGAGAGCAGACGCCACGCAAAAGGCGCTGAAGAAATACGTGTCCATCCTGGAgcgcaagatcaaggaccAGGCCGCGCAGCTCAAGGGCACCGCGGTTGCGGAGGACGCCGACTtggcaaagaaggagaaggatcGCGCCGCCAAGATccaagagaagctgcaat CCTCATCGGAGAGCCAACCCGTTCCAGGCGTCGAAGGCGTCGAAGTCGAACGAACCGACGATGAAACGCAACGAACAGAGCTCAAGACATTCCTGGATCAGTGCCAGTCCGAATTTATGTATCTTATGATCACCCCAGCAAACCCTCTACCACCGCGCGAGTCCCCTCCGCTGCCGATTTTGGAAGATTTACGAGAGGCCGAGGCGTTTGGCATGCCCGGCGCGCAGCTCATGGAGCGTCAATACCAGATTCCTATGCGACAAGGCCCAAACCACATGCAAGACATGAACTCAAGACAGCACCAAGGCCCAAACTCTCTACCGCCGATGCAGCAGCCCCCATCCAAGTTTGCCCCAAACGCTCCTGATATGCAGCCTCAAATGGTGCGCTCTGTGAAcgagcatcagcagcagtctATCTTTCATAACTCTAAcgagtggcagcagcaacaacaacagcaacagcccaTATCGGTGACAACGCGTCCCGTGGAAGATGGTATGCCGCGCTCTAACCACTCAAACGAAACGCTGGGCGGGATAGAGGAGTCTGTAGAGCTGAGAGAGAAGCCGCCTGCTGCTCCAGACCCTGAAGGCTGGGAGTTTCCTGACGGCTCATTCCCAGAGCCCGCAACTGGCCACCCACCGTCGCAAACATCCTCTTACCGATCCGATACCGACGCTTTCCCAAACGCAGACTACTTGTCAAAGTCCCCGAGCCGGGGTCCGGGGACCCATCGAAGAAAGAGCTCCATGTCCAAGAGGCGTGGCAGTGATCACGACATAGGCGCAAGCCAAAAGGCTGAGAGCGCAAGCTTCAAGCTACGATTTGGGCTAAGGGGTCACCTCAATACCGTTCGAACTGTCATCTTCTCTGGTGGCGGCAGCCCTGGCGAGCCTGAGATTTGCACTGCTGGCGATGACGGCATGATTAAACGATTTCACATCCCGCGGCTAGACGGTAACGCTGCCGCCTCAAACAATGCGGCTTCAGATCTAGACGTAACCGCAAACTTTACCCACCGCGGCCATAATGGAGCTGTTTTGTCGCTCGCGGCATGGTCCCCCGCGCCCAATTTCTCTACTGGAGGCCGCGCTCAGGGTGACGGTTGGATTTTCTCTGGAGGCCAAGATTCTACGATTCGAGTCTGGGAACGTGGTCGAGTCGATCCCAAGGCCACGCTGGAGGGACATACAGATGCTGTCTGGGCAATCTGCGTCCTGCCTACAACACTGGGCTCGGTCtttggcagctccagcaactACGGGGCTCCTGACCGCATCCTGCTCGTCTCCGGCGCGGCTGATGGAACTGTACGACTCTGGTCGGTCAGCGCACCCCCTCAACTGAGCTCACCACAGCCTGGATCAACTCGAGCCGCATCAGGACGCGGAGGACGCGTGCGTGGCAACTCAATGAGTTCTGGCAGCGGCTTCTCCAACTCTCCCCAACCCACCGTGGCTTCCAACTCCCCCTTCAACCACACTCTCGTGCACGTCTTATCCAGGCAAGATGGATCCAAGGCGAGCCCAACTTGCATCACGCCGCTCGGAAGCTCGGGTGAAACGTTTGTCGTCTCGTATTCGGATGCCGCTGTCCTGGTGTACGATACAAAGACAGGCGAGCAGGTTGGCTACATGGACAGCTTGGAGACGTACGACGGCTCCATAAAGACGAGCGTCAATGCGGTGGTGGCCACTACAATCGGGTTGGACCAGGGCAACCAGCATCATGGAACCAACATCGGCGGAGAGGAGGACCCTGCCATGGGAGGACCAACAGGCGGACGGTCCATGGCTGGCTCTGGCGTAGAAGGCACCATCATTTCTGGCCACGAGGATCGCTTTGTACGATTCTTTGATGCCAATAGCG GCCAATGCACATACAACATGCTGGCTCATCCTGACGCCATTTCTAGCTTATCGCTCAGCCCAGACGGGCGCGAGCTGGTGAGCGCCGGCCACGACGCCTCGCTCCGGTTCTGgagtctggagaagaggTCATGTATTCAAGAAATTACAAGCCATCGGGTAATGCGGGGAGAGGGAATTTGCACGTGTGTATGGAGTCAGGACGGCAAGTGGGTGGTTAGCGGAGGAGGCGACGGCATTGTCAAGGTGTTTGCGCGATAG
- a CDS encoding membrane-associating domain-containing protein produces the protein MAFAANLTNTALRAASMFCYVMTWISAIIVVGIVGNWLERFSNRGVDIVYMEVIAVITMVVYLGGMVLPCLPKYGGLLAPLHLIFSYLWLTAFIFAAQDWSHHRCRNSIPRPGLCSRKHAVEAFTFLAFFFILCNLIIETLLFRAHRRTNAGTTGTHHVTKERPASGVSGVSGETGTTAPPPAAAAPVNNGTTAV, from the exons ATGGCGTTTGCAGCCAATCTCACCAACACAGCTCTACGAGCGGCCTCTATGTTCTGCTATGTCATGACATGGATTTCCGCCATTATTGTCGTTGGTATAGTAGGCAACTGGTTGGAGCGGTTTTCGAACCGGGGCGTTGATATCGTGTACATGGAAGTCATT GCTGTCATAACAATGGTTGTGTACCTCGGTGGAATGGTTTTGCCATGCTTACCCAAGTATGGCGGTCTCTTGGCGCCTttgcatctcatcttcagctATCTTTGGCTCACGGCGTTCATCTTTGCCGCTCAGGATTGGAGCCACCATCGATGCAGAAATTCGATCCCTCGACCTGGGCTCTGTAGCCGGAAGCATGCAGTTGAAGCATTCACCTTCCTTGCCTT cttcttcatcttgtgcAACCTCATCATTGAGACACTCCTCTTCAGAGCTCACCGACGAACCAACGCCGGCACCACCGGTACTCACCATGTTACCAAAGAGCGACCAGCTTCTGGTGTTTCTGGCGTGTCTGGAGAAACCGGCACCACTGCACCACCGCCGGCCGCTGCCGCACCGGTCAACAACGGCACCACTGCTGTCTAA
- a CDS encoding histidine kinase-, DNA gyrase b-, and HSP90-like ATPase domain-containing protein: MSIRPLPEDVVGKIRSSSTITSLNGVVCGLLKNSLDAGATKVNIYVEYGRGNCTVEDNGLGIVPGDFAEDGGLGKSYFTSKFPPQHGLYGRRGTFLSSLSTLSLLTVTSHHYRHNSHNTISIHHGKLLKRQTPSLPGDRFQIFDHGTRVAVNDLFGSLPVRVKHRATLFSDRPGLEKEWGRLVHDVVGLLVSWPSGVTVFLREAKGQRELRLKPPENANMVSRAVRFFTQASLADSGDVDSWIPVSATAGHVTIKGCISLNPVATRRSQFMSVGILPVSNEYGSNVLYEEVNKMFASSNFGIVEHQDGMSNDGAGPNQKKGKGVDRWPMFYLRITLKGAEDVFDVDDISSHSHGDLERIIDLLRAVIYSFLKKHHMRPQKIQSSSDKSVFSTAPHRSTTRATKGRQSSTAPSSQVLPSGTVSSLSDSPFDGWNRMKVGPRTERRPVKEVERHEIGPTNSETIVTDRLIGEGGKLLRKPFDISAPLSPGAKGGKRVEAESQDTLKTGPLALAERPKRVAEDLPSEKAKRLKFSEPEFRDEALKEREKATEKKKPNEWLQNILKSWKNPVFEPTQPAIPRINDEAPEPVRDAISYHRSHRCCDEEKGGVRFEAASIGLEGRVSRSALAAAQVVAQVDKKFILLKLPLSNMADGREPNSSCALVMLDQHAADERCRLEELMAGYFKLDGSNGILKAVVEPLERPLIFEISDREHDLLLRYQEHLEAWGILYKTQRRAASTKQERDGCTVAVSALPPSILERCRTEPRLLVELIRKEIWKLDDEGIIPSRPRSAGGAAEQVRTQPCTVDFHGCPRGILELLHSRACRSAIMFNDALSAEECEQLVRRLAKCAFPFQCAHGRPSLVPLVDLGSGARIGGWNEDERGKRDVRAWKRWITTALADEAGE; this comes from the exons ATGTCCATCAGGCCGCTCCCGGAGGATGTCGTTGGGAAAATCAGGTCCTCGTCGACCATCACATCCCTCAATGGCGTCGTCTGCGGCCTGCTCAAGAACTCGCTTGATGCTGGCGCCACCAAGGTCAATATCTATGTTGAATACGGTCGAGGAAACTGTACTGTAGAGGACAATGGGCTTGGAATTGTTCCTGGTGACTTTGCAGAGGACGGAGGGCTCGGAAAATCCTACT TTACATCCAAATTTCCGCCGCAGCATGGACTCTACGGTAGACGGGGAACGTTTTTATCTTCTCTGAGTACTTTGTCTTTACTTACGGTTACATCTCATCATTATCGCCACAATTCGcacaacaccatctcgaTTCACCATGGCAAGCTCTTGAAGAGGCAGACGCCTTCTCTGCCTGGAGATCGATTCCAAATCTTTGACCACGGCACACGAGTTGCCGTCAATGATCTATTTGGCTCTCTTCCCGTACGCGTTAAACATCGGGCTACCCTCTTCTCGGATCGGCCTGGGCTTGAGAAGGAATGGGGCCGTCTGGTTCATGATGTGGTCGGCTTGCTCGTATCTTGGCCCTCTGGGGTCACCGTGTTCTTGCGTGAGGCAAAAGGGCAGCGTGAGCTGCGCCTAAAGCCACCGGAGAATGCAAACATGGTTTCTAGAGCGGTACGGTTCTTCACTCAAGCATCATTGGCAGATTCCGGCGACGTGGACTCGTGGATACCGGTATCAGCAACTGCTGGCCACGTCACAATCAAGGGCTGCATTTCTTTGAATCCCGTTGCGACGCGCCGATCCCAGTTTATGAGCGTAGGCATCCTACCAGTCTCAAACGAGTACGGAAGCAATGTTCTGTATGAAGAGGTGAACAAAATGTTTGCATCTTCGAATTTTGGGATCGTCGAGCACCAAGATGGCATGTCCAATGATGGGGCTGGCCCAAATCAaaagaaaggcaaaggggTGGACCGATGGCCCATGTTCTATCTTCGAATCACACTCAAAGGGGCTGAAGATGTTTTTGACGTTGATGATATTTCTAGCCATTCACATGGTGATCTTGAAAGGATTATAGATTTGCTGAGGGCAGTCATTTATAGCTTCCTGAAGAAGCATCACATGCGCCCCCAGAAGATCCAGTCATCTTCAGACAAGTCTGTATTCTCAACCGCTCCACACCGTAGCACAACCCGGGCTACCAAGGGGCGTCAATCCTCAACGGCTCCGTCATCGCAAGTTTTACCGTCTGGTACAGTATCGTCTCTTTCAGACAGTCCTTTTGACGGGTGGAATAGGATGAAAGTTGGCCCACGAACTGAACGTAGGCCAGTAAAAGAGGTGGAGAGGCATGAAATAGGACCAACTAACTCGGAAACCATTGTGACGGATCGGCTGATTGGCGAGGGAGGCAAACTGCTCCGCAAACCTTTTGACATTTCAGCCCCTCTCAGTCCAGGGGCAAAGGGTGGAAAGCGGGTGGAAGCTGAATCTCAAGATACACTCAAAACAGGTCCCTTGGCGCTTGCCGAGCGTCCTAAGAGGGTGGCAGAGGATTTGCCAAGTGAAAAGGCAAAGCGTCTAAAATTTAGCGAGCCGGAATTCAGAGATGAGGCGctgaaagagagggaaaaggcaactgagaagaaaaaaccaAACGAATGGCTGCAAAACATTCTTAAATCATGGAAGAACCCCGTCTTTGAGCCAACTCAACCTGCTATACCGCGCATCAACGACGAAGCGCCAGAACCAGTGCGTGATGCGATATCATATCACCGCTCGCATCGGTGCTGCGACGAGGAGAAAGGAGGAGTCAGGTTCGAGGCAGCATCCATCGGCCTCGAGGGTCGTGTGTCGCGATcggccttggcggcagcacaAGTCGTTGCACAAGTCGATAAGAAGTTCATATTACTGAAGCTTCCCCTGAGTAACATGGCAGACGGGCGAGAGCCGAACAGCTCGTGTGCCCTGGTGATGCTCGATCAGCATGCTGCAGACGAGAGATGCCGTCTGGAGGAACTCATGGCGGGCTACTTCAAGCTAGATGGTTCTAACGGAATCCTGAAGGCGGTCGTTGAACCTCTCGAGCGACCCCTAATATTTGAAATCTCGGATCGCGAGCATGATTTATTGCTGCGGtatcaagagcatcttgaagcttggGGCATTCTGTATAAGACCCAACGACGAGCAGCTTCGACGAAACAAGAGCGGGATGGATGTACGGTGGCAGTCTCGGCTCTGCCTCCGAGTATCCTGGAGCGCTGTCGTACTGAGCCACGCCTTTTGGTGGAACTGATACGCAAGGAGATATGGAAACTCGACGACGAGGGCATCATACCCTCACGGCCGCGCagtgctggaggagcagctgAACAGGTTCGGACTCAACCTTGTACGGTGGATTTCCACGGTTGTCCCAGAGGGATCCTCGAGTTGCTACATTCGAGGGCCTGTCGAA GTGCTATCATGTTCAACGACGCTCTTTCGGCTGAGGAGTGTGAGCAGCTCGTGCGACGGCTTGCGAAATGTGCGTTCCCGTTTCAGTGTGCGCATGGAAGGCCGAGTttggtgccgttggtggATTTGGGATCGGGGGCGAGGATTGGAGGATGGAATGAGGATGAGCGTGGTAAGAGAGACGTGCGGGCGTGGAAGAGATGGATAACGACGGCGCTGGCTGATGAGGCGGGTGAATAA
- a CDS encoding heterokaryon incompatibility protein (HET) domain-containing protein yields the protein MELCARCSSITLCALRQDLPASLASRSGSKQGMVLREDGSTLARSATDCRLCALIQEALSSSLQSSVSQDDPQVMLSLAPDAVVLEPKSDSQGSTFPDPPTGGSHLTGFNVTATELITGQPLQAKIRLYTHGQRSIIDESQLPQLPSRVIQVSGSSVRLLPSGGRRGRYAALSHCWGSSGRPPLKTTQANLQKHLQDIPWASIPKTFQDAITVARSIGLAYVWIDSLCIVQDDHQDWLKESKRMGSIYEQAELTIAASHTPGCWEGFLFPRRPPPPSVEIPSFFSQDTDVSDAPRIQVFATVRRDTAANTFPEFGTLNSRAWATQEWLLSRRIVFFTKGAIIWSCKAITQRETGERCYSISRNTRWKNIIEQYSDRQLTYATDRLIALEGLRMELGKKIACEYAFGVWKESLPNQLLWQVTKRIDGAAISDPLKLPTWTWAHVPCGVRFLAIDKAKNLCSSVALEDNNLKRLSLQARAKRISVVTTALGSKQGDAVTEAIYADINTSHAKLTSSMAKFILAQDGSPIGWAVFDLASEDITSGEILAVALMGSISRRDEEAERRLGKTVSKKLRHYWVLIIRQRSDGRYHRIGVGKTYGQKWWQDAAVGTFNLV from the exons ATGGAGCTGTGCGCAAGATGCAGCTCCATCACCCTCTGCGCTCTGAGGCAAGACTTGCCTGCCAGCTTGGCGTCTCGATCGGGGTCCAAGCAGGGCATGGTGTTGCGTGAAGATGGCTCTACCCTGGCCCGGTCGGCAACAGATTGCCGATTGTGTGCCCTCATTCAAGAGGCACtctccagcagcctccaAAGCTCCGTCAGCCAGGACGATCCACAGGTGATGCTTTCGTTAGCTCCGGATGCTGTCGTTCTCGAGCCAAAATCAGACTCCCAGGGATCGACCTTTCCTGACCCTCCAACCGGGGGCTCGCATCTGACGGGGTTCAATGTCACTGCAACCGAGTTAATTACTGGGCAGCCGCTACAAGCCAAGATCCGGCTCTACACACACGGGCAAC GGAGCATCATTGATGAGTCTCAGCTTCCACAACTACCAAGCAGGGTCATTCAGGTTTCTGGGAGCAGCGTCAGACTGCTGCCGTCAGGAGGCCGTCGTGGAAGATATGCGGCCTTGAGCCATTGCTGGGGCTCTTCTGGGAGACCGCCCTTGAAGACAACTCAGGCAAACCTCCAGAAGCATCTTCAAGACATTCCCTGGGCTTCGATTCCAAAGACGTTTCAAGACGCGATAACTGTTGCTCGCAGTATAGGTCTCGCCTATGTCTGGATCGATTCGCTCTGTATTGTGCAAGATGACCATCAAGACTGGTTGAAGGAATCAAAGCGCATGGGCTCTATATACGAGCAGGCTGAGCTCACTATCGCTGCGTCTCATACCCCGGGCTGTTGGGAAGGATTCCTCTTCCCTCGCCGTCCACCGCCTCCATCCGTAGAGAttcccagcttcttctctcagGACACTGATGTATCTGATGCGCCCAGGATACAAGTTTTTGCCACTGTCCGGCGGGATACTGCGGCCAACACCTTTCCAGAATTTGGTACACTCAACAGTCGCGCCTGGGCTACTCAGGAATGGCTTCTGTCTAGGCGCATAGTTTTCTTCACCAAGGGGGCTATCATCTGGTCGTGCAAAGCCATCACACAGCGCGAGACTGGTGAGAGATGCTATAGTATATCACGGAATACACGCTGGAAGAACATCATAGAACAGTACAGCGATCGCCAGTTGACCTATGCAACGGACAGGTTGATTGCGCTCGAGGGCCTGCGAATGGAACTGGGAAAGAAGATTGCGTGTGAATACGCCTTTGGTGTCTGGAAGGAGTCTCTCCCCAACCAATTGCTCTGGCAAGTGACCAAGAGGATAGATGGAGCAGCCATTTCAGATCCTCTCAAGTTGCCAACCTGGACATGGGCACATGTTCCGTGCGGCGTGCGGTTTTTAGCCATTGACAAAGCCAAAAATCTGTGTAGCTCAGTTGCTTTGGAAGATAACAACCTGAAGCGACTGAGTCTCCAAGCTCGAGCGAAACGCATTTCAGTTGTCACAACAGCCTTGGGCTCAAAGCAAGGGGATGCCGTTACCGAGGCCATCTACGCGGATATCAACACATCTCATGCCAAGTTGACCAGCTCCATGGCCAAATTCATACTGGCCCAAGATGGCTCTCCCATTGGATGGGCCGTCTTCGATCTCGCCTCGGAAGATATCACCTCTGGAGAAATCCTGGCTGTCGCTCTCATGGGCAGCATTAGCCGGCGAGACGAGGAAGCCGAGCGACGCCTTGGAAAGACCGTCTCAAAGAAGCTTCGACACTATTGGGTGCTGATAATACGGCAAAGGAGTGATGGTAGATATCATAGAATAGGAGTAGGAAAGACGTATGGGCAAAAGTGGTGGCAAGACGCCGCTGTTGGGACTTTTAATTTGGTATAG